One Arachis hypogaea cultivar Tifrunner chromosome 2, arahy.Tifrunner.gnm2.J5K5, whole genome shotgun sequence genomic window, CATAATAGATAAGGAAATTATTATTCTCGTTCttaattcctaatattttcatctattatatattattttaaaattatttttacgataattttttttataattctaaaAAAGTTTAATGATATATTGCCCATCTTTATTTTGGTTTAAATATATGTGTATTATTCCTTTATTTGGTATAttttcttcattattgttgtgatTTTGTCTTTGTAAGATCATATTTTCTCTATTAACTAAAAAATTAGAGTAAATATATAtagatttattaatatttttaataggatTTAAGATAGAATAGcattaattcttttttaaaaccaaaacactaaaaaaaataagagtaatATTGATAATTAGTTATTTACTCTAAAAAGATCAagacaaaataatattttattaaaaaataaaatttatattttaaaacaaaaataacatttgtcaaaaaaaagaaaacaagatttTCTTATTataatctctctctctcatacATGCACATTTGTTTTCTGCGGCcattcctttctctctctctctctttctctctcttcaaacCAGACAAGACACAGCTTCCTCCGTTAATCCTCCAAACTTTCTGTTTTTGTGGAAACTGCCTTTTTGTCTCTTCCTATCTCTCAATCCAGAACATACCCTTCAATTTCATCTTCCAattttcccccttttcttttGCATAAAGTtcattttttctctctcataattttcTTTGTGCCACCAtcaagttcttttctttcttttctttttttaatcccCCTCCTCCTTCCTCTTATTCTCCTCCTCCATGGTCAATGGGGTCCTGTTTCTTAAGGGCTTCAATTTTTGTTGAACTAGGTTGATTCAATGGGGTTACCTTTTGGAGGAATGTAGCTGGAGGAGGTTCTTTTTATGCTATGAATAAAGAATTTCATCCTCATTCGTTATGGGGATGATGCAAATTCCATAAATTTGATTCAATCTTTTGttctttcaaaatttaatttgttttctatACAAGCCAATTTAGCTTTATTATATCATCTGGGTTCtcaatttttattgggtttggttGGAAATTGGAGGCAAGCTtggatttttttcttcttttcttttttcgttttggACTCTGGTGAATCTCTGTTGTTTGGGATTGTGCACAATCAATTAGTGCATTGAGGCACACAAAATTGAGCAGAAAAAGGTCATAGCAGTTGATTATCATGGATCATATTATTGGTGGGAAGTTTAAACTTGGAAGGAAAATTGGGAGTGGGTCTTTTGGGGAGCTCTTTATATGTATGTtcattcttttttccttttttttttgtttttgtttgttttgaactaattaatttgattcttaTTATATTGTTTTCATGTTGATGTTAACATatttcttcttttgtttcttaTGTTAGGTGTTAATATACAAACTGGAGAGGAGGTTGCTTGTAAGCTGGTATGTTAAAAAATTTCTGCTTCTTTTAACCCTTTTCTTAATCTTTTCTTATGAtggttctaaaattttttattctatcttGAATGTATAAAATGGATAGGATGATTCTCCATGGGGTCTTTTATTATTTCTGGTGGTAAACATTTTGTTAAGGTTGTTTTTCTTAATGAGATGGGGGTTCCTAGTTTCCTACTATGTATAAGGATGCATGAAATTTAGCATGAGATAATGAGTTTAACTTTTATCTGgataaataacaaaagaaatggCATGCCGTAATGTTTTGTTAACTTGATTTTGGGATGATAATGGATGATCAAGGTTTAACGTAGATCAATAAGGTAGCGTTCGGTTATTGCCTAAGACAGAGGAGACAGAAACTAAGCCACTAAGGACAAAAATATGTTTGCAGAAGGGGATGGAAACCCGGATaatttttaggatagtttcattaCTTCCAAAACAGAGAGGAACACAAGAGACATATCCTGGAGAtgatttttaaactaatttttgtaCCTTAAAGTGAAATGTTAAATGTAAATTTGGACTTACTTTGTAATTTGTTTTACGGCTGCTGGATGCACACTTTGGTTCCCAATGTTAAAATACAATTTACTTTGGATTATGAATCATGTTTTACTGCCAGATAACGACATTAGTTTGCTCATGATATTCTGTGGTTTGAATTTCTCAGGAGCCTGTGAAGACCAGGCATCCACAGCTTCACTATGAGTCGAAATTGTATATGCTTCTCCAAGGAGGAAGTAAGTCTAGATCTATTTATTCTTTTAGTATTGGGTGtgctaaaattattatttaacttaatcGTAGAAGTTTCACGGGGAAACCAAAAATGTTTTTGCAGTTGTTAGTAACATGCTccatattttagtcttttaattGGTCTTATTTGTCCCCTCCAAACAAAGTGAATAAGAAAAATGTTATAAGACCATGTAGAATGTCTCATTTTGAGTAATCTAATATGGTTCTTTTCCTTCATGTAGCGGGGATTCCCCATCTCAAGTGGTTTGGTGTTGAGGGAGACTACAATGTCATGGTTATTGACCTCCTCGGTCCAAGTCTAGAAGATTTGTTTAATTATTGCAACCGTAAGTTCTCATTGAAGACAGTGTTAATGCTTGCTGATCAATTGGTAAGTCTAATCAGCAACGATTATCCAAGAAGGCACCTTAGGTACTGATTTGAAAGTTTTAGTTACCTCATTTTATTGTTTGATTGCAGATTAACAGAGTCGAATATATGCATTCAAGAGGTTTTCTTCACCGGGACATAAAGCCAGACAATTTTTTAATGGGCTTAGGCCGCAAAGCAAATCAGGTGTGTTATTTTTTCTGTATTTACACTTTTTGTTCCCGACATATGAATAGTTTATATGCTTACTCCCTAacttgtataaattttatttttggatgCGTGAAGCATAACTCCGTTTTTCTGAGCATGCAAATTTGAGTTCTTCTAACTATATATCATTTCTGGTATCTCATTTCAGGTATACATTATTGACTATGGCCTTGCGAAAAAGTATAGGGATCTTCAAACTCATAGACACATACCATACAGGTTAGTGTCCTCATTATTTCAAGATATTAAGGTTCATTATTTAAGTGAAAACTTGAGCAAAACAAAACATGTAGTCTTAATAATTGCATGATCTTGGTATTTAATGTATGTGCGCATGTGTGCGTGTTTGTTTTTTTGGCAtctctttagccagctttaaTGCCATTTCTAGTGGAAACTGGAAAGTTTAAAACTTAAGTTTTTGTAATATTAGTATATTTTATCTAATACCATCAAACCGGGTTCCACAAGTTCCACTTAACTCTTATAGAAGAGTGCATTATGCGAATCCAAACCCAGTTACCCAAAACAGGGACTTAAGCAGCCTGGGATTTGTATTCAGTTTCAATATTTGAGTAAAAAGTCATGTTTGTCTTCCTTGAACAGGGAAAACAAGAATCTTACTGGTACAGCACGCTATGCAAGTGTCAACACACATCTTGGAATTGGTGAGTGCTATTATTGTAcagtttattctttctttttcttttccctgttGATAAAAATTAGAAGTGGGTTATTACATATAGTATTGAACGTTTCCAATTATCTGATTGCACTTTACTTTTCTGGCAGAACAAAGCAGAAGGGATGATCTGGAATCTCTTGGCTATGTGCTCATGTACTTCTTAAGGGGAAGGTAAGATAATCGACCAACATATCTTTTCTACTCGATACTGGAGTTTGGATGTTATTACAATATATTTTTAGTACTATCACCTTCTTGCATTTTGTTTTTTCAGTCTTCCCTGGCAGGGACTTAAGGCTggcaacaaaaaacaaaaatatgatagaatcAGTGAGAAGAAAGTATCAACTCCCATAGAGGTATGAAGAGTAGCTAGATCCTTTTAGACTTTTCTCGATAAAACTAGCAGGTGTTTGTTTCAGCTGAATAATCACCTTCCTGAAAAAATAAATCAGGTTCCACACATTTGAATAAATCTATAAAAATAatcagaattttattttaaaagaaaaaaagaaacaagttTTCAGCTTTTTCAATCATGTTGAAGATTTGAGCCTCAAAAtcactatttttcaaaaatggaAACAAACATACCCCCAAACTGTTAATCTAGATCTAGATTATGATGTTAAAACTAGATTAGGTACATAGACCTGATCTTCAATTGTTTGATGTCATGGAGGTTAATTCTTAATCCTGTCTTCATTGCATTTGAATATGGCATTTGGCATAACCAGTAAAACTTTCCCTCTTCCTTTTTGCTTCTGTCTCAGATCAGATCTTAATCTTACTGCTCTTGTTGAATTATATGCTTGTATGAACAGGTGCTCTGCAAATCATATCCTGCTGAGTTTGTATCATACTTCCATTACTGCCGTTCTTTGCGGTTTGAAGACAAGCCAGATTATTCATATCTAAAGAGACTTTTCCGTGACCTGTTTATTCGAGAAGGCATGTTAATCCAAAACATATAGTTTGGAGGATCCATTC contains:
- the LOC112740534 gene encoding casein kinase 1-like protein 10 isoform X2 — encoded protein: MDHIIGGKFKLGRKIGSGSFGELFICVNIQTGEEVACKLEPVKTRHPQLHYESKLYMLLQGGTGIPHLKWFGVEGDYNVMVIDLLGPSLEDLFNYCNRKFSLKTVLMLADQLINRVEYMHSRGFLHRDIKPDNFLMGLGRKANQVYIIDYGLAKKYRDLQTHRHIPYRENKNLTGTARYASVNTHLGIEQSRRDDLESLGYVLMYFLRGSLPWQGLKAGNKKQKYDRISEKKVSTPIEVLCKSYPAEFVSYFHYCRSLRFEDKPDYSYLKRLFRDLFIREGHQFDYVFDWTVLKYPHVGDSSSRGRNGAGKAAMNAGPTAYKPEKISVGRDSREQYDVYDRRNQMTSPPVDHIRYRSSDDVAIHRDMHHDEYDEYNTTRYASTSRRAIVTSNKHVSSGDYGYAGMTPSRGYGGMTPSRGYGNPGMTPSRGHPTGHAGNPGMTPSRAFPVHPGMTPSRGHPTTTHRIQPIYETKPATFTRNGSTRRQRDETLRNFEHLNIRK
- the LOC112740534 gene encoding casein kinase 1-like protein 10 isoform X1 produces the protein MEQCIGPQSHSVNIQTGEEVACKLEPVKTRHPQLHYESKLYMLLQGGTGIPHLKWFGVEGDYNVMVIDLLGPSLEDLFNYCNRKFSLKTVLMLADQLINRVEYMHSRGFLHRDIKPDNFLMGLGRKANQVYIIDYGLAKKYRDLQTHRHIPYRENKNLTGTARYASVNTHLGIEQSRRDDLESLGYVLMYFLRGSLPWQGLKAGNKKQKYDRISEKKVSTPIEVLCKSYPAEFVSYFHYCRSLRFEDKPDYSYLKRLFRDLFIREGHQFDYVFDWTVLKYPHVGDSSSRGRNGAGKAAMNAGPTAYKPEKISVGRDSREQYDVYDRRNQMTSPPVDHIRYRSSDDVAIHRDMHHDEYDEYNTTRYASTSRRAIVTSNKHVSSGDYGYAGMTPSRGYGGMTPSRGYGNPGMTPSRGHPTGHAGNPGMTPSRAFPVHPGMTPSRGHPTTTHRIQPIYETKPATFTRNGSTRRQRDETLRNFEHLNIRK
- the LOC112740534 gene encoding casein kinase 1-like protein 6 isoform X3, with protein sequence MLLQGGTGIPHLKWFGVEGDYNVMVIDLLGPSLEDLFNYCNRKFSLKTVLMLADQLINRVEYMHSRGFLHRDIKPDNFLMGLGRKANQVYIIDYGLAKKYRDLQTHRHIPYRENKNLTGTARYASVNTHLGIEQSRRDDLESLGYVLMYFLRGSLPWQGLKAGNKKQKYDRISEKKVSTPIEVLCKSYPAEFVSYFHYCRSLRFEDKPDYSYLKRLFRDLFIREGHQFDYVFDWTVLKYPHVGDSSSRGRNGAGKAAMNAGPTAYKPEKISVGRDSREQYDVYDRRNQMTSPPVDHIRYRSSDDVAIHRDMHHDEYDEYNTTRYASTSRRAIVTSNKHVSSGDYGYAGMTPSRGYGGMTPSRGYGNPGMTPSRGHPTGHAGNPGMTPSRAFPVHPGMTPSRGHPTTTHRIQPIYETKPATFTRNGSTRRQRDETLRNFEHLNIRK